CCTCGGCGGGACGCGCCGTGCCGGCGAGGACGGCGCGGGACAGCTCACGGCGGCGGGGCGCGGGGATGCCGAGGAACGGGGCGACGCCGCGCAGGTACGCGGCCGACCGCGCGGCGCGCTCGGGGTCGGCGGCCCCGGGGTAGGCGGCGGTGAGGCGGTCGAGGACGGTGTCGGCGAGAGGACTCCCGGGGACCGCCGGGGCGCCTGCGCCCGCCGTGGCCTCCGGGGCTGCCGGGACGTCGGGGGCTGCGGCGGCACCGGGGTGCTGCTGGGGCATGACGCCCACGATAGCGACCGGAGTTGAGGGGGACGTCACGGTGGGGTGACGGCCCCGTCGGTAGACTCCCACCGTGCCCGAAACCGCAGAGGCGCCCGTCGCCGGCCGCGCCGTCCGCTGCGGCCGGGCCCTGTTGTCCCCCCGCTCCCGGCTCGCCCTGCTCCTCGTGCTGCTGGCCGGCGCGGCGGTCGCGGTGATCGTGTGGCGGCCGCACCGGCTGCTGACCGACGGCCTGCCGCCCCAGTTCACCGGCCTGTCCGCGGTGCTCCTCTTCGCCGTCGCGTACGGGCTGTGCACCGCGGCTCTCGTACCGCGGCCGCTGCTCAACCTCGCCTCCGGCACGCTCTTCGGCGCCCAGGCGGGCCTGGCCGGGTCGGTGTCGGGCACGGTGCTGGGCGCGGGCGTCGCGTTCGGCATAGGCCGGCTCCTCGGCCAGGACGCGCTGCGCCCGCTGCTGCGCGGGCGGCTGCTGACGGCGGCGGACCGGCAGCTCAGCCGGCACAGCTTCCGCTCCATGCTGGTGCTGCGCACCTTCCCCGGCGTGCCGTTCGCGGGCGTGAACTACGCCGCCGCGGTCTCCCGGATGAACTGGACGCCGTTCCTGGCGGCCACCGCCGTGGGCTGCGTGCCGAACACCGCCGCGTACGTGATCGCCGGCAGCCGGGCCTCCGACCCGCTCTCCCCCGTCTTCCTCGGGGCCCTCGGCTTCATCGTCGCCAGCATGGCGGGCGGCGCCGCGCTCGCCATGCGCCGCCGCCGGCGCTCGGGCCGCCGGACCGCCCCGGGCGGAGTGATCTCTTCCACCACGGCCACGGAAGAGCCCGCCGAGGGGCCCGCGGGCATGGCCGCAGCCGACCCTGGGGCCAAGCGCCTCATGTCGGGGCCTTAACATCTCCTCCAACCCGTCGGCCGAACTCAAGGACATGTGCAGCCCCGTATGAGCTGGATCGAAGCAGTCATCCTCGGACTCGTCCAAGGGCTGACGGAATTCCTGCCGATCTCCTCCAGCGCCCACCTCCGGCTCACGGCGGCCTTCGCCGGCTGGGAGGACCCGGGCGCGGCCTTCACCGCGATCACCCAGATCGGCACCGAGACCGCCGTACTGATCTACTTCCGCAAGGACATCGCGCGGATCGTCTCCGCCTGGTGCCGTTCGCTCACGAACAAGGCGATGCGCTCCGACCACGACGCCAAGATGGGCTGGCTGGTCATCGTCGGCTCGATCCCCATCGGGGTGCTGGGACTGACGTTCCAGGAGTCGATCGAGGGCCCGTTCCGGGATCTGCGGCTGATCGCCACCACGCTCATCGTGATGGGCCTGCTGCTCGGCTTCGCCGACTGGCGCGCCTCCACCGGCGGCGGCCGGCACCGCGCGGCCGTGAAGCGCAAGGAACTGACGGACCTCAACACCCGCGACGGCCTGCTCTTCGGCTTCGCCCAGGCGCTGGCGCTGGTGCCGGGCGTCTCCCGGTCGGGCGCGACGATCACCGGCGGCCTGTTCCTGAACTACAACCGCGAGGCGGCAGCCAGGTATTCGTTCCTGCTGGCCATTCCCGCGGTGCTCGCCTCCGGGCTCTTCGAGCTGAGGAAGGTGCCCGGGGCGACGCACATGAACTGGGGCGCGACCGTGGCCGGGACCGTGATCGCGTTCCTTGTCGGATACGCCGTCATCGCATGGTTCATGAAGTTCATCACCACCCGCAGCTTCGCGCCCTTCGTGATCTACCGCGTGCTGCTCGGCATCCTCATCTTCGCCCTGGTCGCGACCGGCGCCCTGGATCCGGAGGCCGGCGACGCGGCCCACTGACCCGAGCGGGCCGGCGGCCGTCCCGCGGGGTCAGAACGACGCCTCCGTCAGGCCGTCTTCCGCCGCGCCGCGGCTGAGGACGGCGGCCCGTACCCGCGCGTGCACGTCCGGGTACGTCTCGGGCGTCGCCGGCACCACGCGGAACGGGGGCCCGGTCTCCGCGTGCTGGGCCAGGAACTCCGCGCGGGTCACCCGCCAGCCGTCGCGGGCGGGGGTGAAGGTGAAGCGGGCGGCGGAGCCCTCGTTGCCGCGGTACATCGACGGGATGAAGCTGGCGACCTGGTCGCCGAGGCCGTAGACGACCCAGGTGCCGTTCACCTTCTCGTACGGCTGCGGGACGTGGTTGTGGGTGCCGACGATCAGGTCGATGTCCTTGCGGCCGCCGCTCCGCGAGCGCGTCAGCCGGTCGGCGAGCCGCCGTTGGGCGAGATCCGGTTCCTGCTGCCACTCGGTTCCCCAGTGCGCGCTGACGACGACCACGTCGGCCCCGGCGCGACGGGCCGCGCGGGCGTCGGCGACGACGCGGTGCGGGTCGAGCATCGCGAGGGACCAGGGTGCGTCGGCGGGGACGCCGGCGTTGCTGCCGTAGGTGTACGAGAGGTGGGCGACCTTGGCGCCGCCCGCGGACAGCAGGGCGGCGCGGCCGGACTCGGCGCGGGTGCGGGCGGTGCCGGCGTAGTGCAGGCCGGCGCCGTCGAGGGCGTCCAGGGTGCGGCGTACGCCGTCGGCGCCGGAGTCGAGCGCGTGGTTGGAGGCGGTGGAGCAGCCGTCGTAGCCGACGTCGTGCAGGGCCGTGGCGAGGCCGGGCGGGGACTGGAACGACGGGTAGCCGGTGAACGGTCCCTCGCGCGGCCCGAGCGGGGTCTCCAGATGGCACAGCGCGAGGTCCGCCTTGGCGACGGTGGGCGCGACGGCGGCGAACATGGGGCGGAAGTCGTAGTCCTTGTCCCCGGCGTCCGTGGCCGCCTGCGTCATGATCGAGGGGTACGGGATGATGTCGCCGGTCGCCAGCAGCGTGAACGGGCGGGCGCCGGACCCGGGCCCGGCCGCCGCGGGCGCGGCGGATCGGCCGGCGGACCCGCAGCCAGCGGCGAGGAGCGCCGCGGCGGCGAGTGCGGTGGCGGTGCCTGCGGCTGCGGTGAGCCGGATACGGCGCCGGGGCATGGGCGCCCCCTTCGTACGGTCGGAGCACGAACGGGAAGCAGCTTGCCCCTTTTCATATGATTAACCGCTCACCACTCCGGCCGTGTCCGGCGTACGGGTGGCGACATCAACCCGCCCGGCCCACCTCGCGGACGATGCGCTCGCACAGCTCGTGGGTGGCGAGCGCGTCCCGCGCGCTCAGCACCTCCCCGGCCCGTACCGCGTCCAGGAACACCAGCACCACCTGCTCGATGCCGCGCTGCCGGGCCACCGGCACCCAGTCGCCGCGCCGCCGCACGCTGGGCTGGCCCTTGTGGTCCACCACCTCGGCGAGGTTGCGGACCTCGCGCTTGGTGTCCTGTCCCGACACCTCCAGGATCTCCTCGGCGGAGCCCGACAGCCTGTTCATCGCGCCGATGGCGGTGAAGCCGTCGCCGGACAACTGCAGGACGACGTGGTGCAGGAGCCCGTCGCGGACGCGGGCGCGCACGTCGGCCTGCTCGACGGGGCCGGGAGCGAGGAAGCGCAGCGTGTCCACGACGTGGATGAAGTCGTCGAAGACCATCGTGCGGGGATCCTCGGGGAGCCCGACGCGGTGCTTCTGCAGGATGATCAGCTCGCGCGGGTGCTCCAGGCACTGCGCGTAGCCGGGCGCGTGGCGGCGGTTGAAACCGGTCATCAGCGAGACGCCGCGCTCCTCCGCGAGCCGTGTGAGCCCTTCGGCGCCCGCGAGGTCGTACGCGAGCGGCTTGTCGACGTAGACGGGTATGCCCGCCTCCAGCAGCGCGGTGGCCAGCTCGACGTGCGCTTCGGTGGGGGCGTGCACGAACGCGGCGTCGAGGCCGGCGGCGAGCAGCGAGCCGAGGTCGCGGTGGCGGTGCGCGTGCGGGATGCGGTGGGCGTCGCCGACGCGGTCGAGAGTGGCGGGGGTGCGGGTGAGCAGGTGCGGCTCGACGCCGGGCAGCGAGGCGAGCACCGGGAGGTACGCCTTGCGCGCGATGTCGCCCAGTCCGATCACGCCGGCCTTCAGGGGCATGGCTCCCGTGGTCATGTGCGCTCCCGTCCCCGGTCGTCGGCCCGCGGACCGCCGCGGCGCAGGAGAACCTGCGTCAGGGCGCCGCCTGTGCGGGGGAAGCATACGGGCCGCCCGGGTCGGCACCGCCGCCGGGCGGCTCCCAGTCCGCGATGCCGTCCAGCCCGCGCAGCACGACGCGGGGGCCGAGCAGCCCCACTCCGCGGATGAGGGCGTTGCGGCGCGAACGGCGAGCGGTCCCGTCAGGTTGATCACGCGGCCGGCGCGGGCGGAGCGCAGCGCCACGGTGCGGGTGCGCGGGAGGCGATCGCGGGTGTAGCGCTCCAGGGCCTCCGGTACGGCCGCGGGGTCGGCGGCGGCGTGGTGGGCGAGGACGACGCCGTCCTCGACGGCCTGGTTGCCGCCCTGGCCGAGGTTCGGGGTCATGGCGTGGGCGGCGTCGCCGAGGAGGGCAACCCGGCCGCGGTGGAAGGCGGGCAGCGGCTCGGGCAGCCAGCGCACGTCGTGGTGGAGCACCTGGCCCGGCTCGGCCGCGGCCAGGATGGCGGGCACCGGGTCGTGCCAGCCGGCGAAGCGGCGGCGGAGTTCGGCCAGTTCACCGTCCGGGGAGCGGCGGCCCGCGGGCGCGAGGGCGGCGGCGTAGGCGTACCCACGGCCGTCGGCGAGCGGCTGCGAGCCCCACAGCTCCCCGCGGCCCCAGGTCTCGTGGGGCGCGAACGCGACGGGCCGCGCGGGCAGGACCAGTCGCCAGGTGGTGAACCCGGCGTAGGCGGGGCCGGGGCGGCCGGGGAAGAGGGCGCGGCGGGCGGCGGAGCCGATGCCGTCGGCGGCGACGACGAGTTCGGCCTCCGGCGTGCCGTCCGGCACCGCGACGCGCGCGGGCTTGCCGGGGCCGCCCGGGTCCTCGACCTCGGCGGCGGCTCCGGTGCGGACGGCGCCGGCCGGCAGACTGGCGGTGAGCAGCGCCACGAGGTCGGCGCGGTGCACGAGGGCGATGCCGCCGCCGAAGCGCTCGGCCAGGGCCGCCGCGTCGGTACGGGAGAGCCAGCGGCCTTCGGGCGTACGCAGCCCGCCGCTCCCCTCCCAGGCGGCAAGGTCCCGCACGGCGTCGCCGACGCCGATGGCGTCGAGGGCGCGCTGGGCGTTGGCGGCGAGGGAGATGGCGGCGCCGACGGGCTCGATCGAGGCGACCTTGTCCAGCACGGTGACGGACCAGCCGCGGCGGTGCAGCGCGGCGGCGGCCGTGAGCCCGCCCGGTCCCGAGCCGATGACGAGGGCGCGCGGCTGCTTCAAGGGAGCCTCCCTGGAGGCAACCCGGCGCCCCGAACTGCGGGCGATCTACGACCGCGCGGGCACCACGTTCGCCGACGCCGCCCACGCGCTGCTCGCGGCCTGGGGATCGGCCGACCCCGAACGGCACGCGCAGGAACTCATCGCCTGGACCGACGGCATGATGTTCCTGCACGCCGCGGGCCGGGTGACCGGGTCGCGCACGCCGACCAGGGGCGCGGCTGCGCGCCGGGTACGAGGACCTGCTGCGCGGCATGCTCGGCGGCTGACCACCGGGCGTAGCGGCAACTCCGCGGCACCGGCATCACCCTTGCGGGGAGTACCGGTGCGGCGCCGGGCACAGCAGTGTGGCCGGGTGCACCCCACTCACGCCGCCGGCGCGCTGCTGACCGGCCTCACGACGCTCGCCGCCGTCGCCGGCTGCGTCACCGTCTCCCCCGTACCCGCCACCGGCTCCGGCACGGGGGCCCGCCACGGCCCGGGCGCCGGGTCG
The Streptomyces sp. CNQ-509 DNA segment above includes these coding regions:
- a CDS encoding TVP38/TMEM64 family protein gives rise to the protein MPETAEAPVAGRAVRCGRALLSPRSRLALLLVLLAGAAVAVIVWRPHRLLTDGLPPQFTGLSAVLLFAVAYGLCTAALVPRPLLNLASGTLFGAQAGLAGSVSGTVLGAGVAFGIGRLLGQDALRPLLRGRLLTAADRQLSRHSFRSMLVLRTFPGVPFAGVNYAAAVSRMNWTPFLAATAVGCVPNTAAYVIAGSRASDPLSPVFLGALGFIVASMAGGAALAMRRRRRSGRRTAPGGVISSTTATEEPAEGPAGMAAADPGAKRLMSGP
- a CDS encoding undecaprenyl-diphosphate phosphatase, whose translation is MSWIEAVILGLVQGLTEFLPISSSAHLRLTAAFAGWEDPGAAFTAITQIGTETAVLIYFRKDIARIVSAWCRSLTNKAMRSDHDAKMGWLVIVGSIPIGVLGLTFQESIEGPFRDLRLIATTLIVMGLLLGFADWRASTGGGRHRAAVKRKELTDLNTRDGLLFGFAQALALVPGVSRSGATITGGLFLNYNREAAARYSFLLAIPAVLASGLFELRKVPGATHMNWGATVAGTVIAFLVGYAVIAWFMKFITTRSFAPFVIYRVLLGILIFALVATGALDPEAGDAAH
- a CDS encoding CapA family protein, whose amino-acid sequence is MPRRRIRLTAAAGTATALAAAALLAAGCGSAGRSAAPAAAGPGSGARPFTLLATGDIIPYPSIMTQAATDAGDKDYDFRPMFAAVAPTVAKADLALCHLETPLGPREGPFTGYPSFQSPPGLATALHDVGYDGCSTASNHALDSGADGVRRTLDALDGAGLHYAGTARTRAESGRAALLSAGGAKVAHLSYTYGSNAGVPADAPWSLAMLDPHRVVADARAARRAGADVVVVSAHWGTEWQQEPDLAQRRLADRLTRSRSGGRKDIDLIVGTHNHVPQPYEKVNGTWVVYGLGDQVASFIPSMYRGNEGSAARFTFTPARDGWRVTRAEFLAQHAETGPPFRVVPATPETYPDVHARVRAAVLSRGAAEDGLTEASF
- a CDS encoding Gfo/Idh/MocA family protein, with translation MKAGVIGLGDIARKAYLPVLASLPGVEPHLLTRTPATLDRVGDAHRIPHAHRHRDLGSLLAAGLDAAFVHAPTEAHVELATALLEAGIPVYVDKPLAYDLAGAEGLTRLAEERGVSLMTGFNRRHAPGYAQCLEHPRELIILQKHRVGLPEDPRTMVFDDFIHVVDTLRFLAPGPVEQADVRARVRDGLLHHVVLQLSGDGFTAIGAMNRLSGSAEEILEVSGQDTKREVRNLAEVVDHKGQPSVRRRGDWVPVARQRGIEQVVLVFLDAVRAGEVLSARDALATHELCERIVREVGRAG